Proteins encoded in a region of the Neisseria subflava genome:
- a CDS encoding efflux RND transporter periplasmic adaptor subunit produces MSKVFKWAAGTAVVVAAAFGGWSLMKPEPQSSFITEVVKRGDIRQTVSATGEISPSNLVSVGAEASGQIKKLYVKLGQQVKKGDLIAEIDSTNQINTLNTEKSKLETYQAKLVSAEIALSSAEKKYKRELALWKEQATSKENLESAQDSLAAAKANVAELKASIKQSKISINTAESELGHTRITATMDGTVVAIPVEEGQSVNAAQSTPTIIQLANLETMLNKMQIAEGDITKVKAGQDISFTILSEPDTPIKAKLDSVDPGLTTMSLGSYTSSTDTTSNAIYYYARALVPNPEGKLSIGMTTQNTIEINGVKNVLLVPTLTVKKHNGKSYVSILGADNKAVEREVTVGLKDNMNTEIKSGLKEGEKVIVSEMSADEKNKSSERAMMGGGPPR; encoded by the coding sequence ATGTCTAAAGTTTTCAAGTGGGCGGCCGGTACGGCTGTTGTAGTAGCAGCGGCTTTCGGCGGCTGGTCTTTGATGAAGCCTGAGCCTCAGTCTTCTTTTATTACGGAAGTGGTCAAACGCGGCGATATCCGTCAAACCGTGTCGGCAACCGGCGAAATCTCACCTTCCAATTTAGTATCCGTAGGCGCGGAAGCTTCAGGTCAGATTAAAAAACTGTATGTGAAACTGGGCCAACAAGTGAAAAAAGGCGATCTGATTGCGGAAATCGACTCAACCAATCAGATCAATACCTTAAATACCGAAAAATCCAAACTGGAAACCTATCAGGCAAAATTGGTTTCTGCCGAAATCGCGCTTTCCAGTGCGGAGAAAAAATATAAACGCGAACTTGCCTTATGGAAAGAACAGGCCACTTCCAAAGAAAATTTGGAATCTGCACAAGACTCTTTAGCCGCAGCCAAAGCGAATGTCGCCGAACTGAAGGCCTCCATCAAACAATCAAAAATCTCGATTAATACGGCTGAATCCGAACTGGGCCACACGCGGATTACCGCTACCATGGACGGCACCGTGGTCGCCATTCCTGTTGAAGAAGGCCAATCCGTCAATGCGGCTCAATCTACGCCGACCATTATCCAACTGGCCAACTTGGAAACCATGTTAAACAAAATGCAGATTGCCGAAGGCGACATCACGAAAGTCAAAGCCGGTCAGGATATTTCGTTCACCATTTTGTCCGAGCCGGACACCCCGATTAAAGCGAAATTAGACAGTGTCGACCCCGGCTTGACCACCATGTCTTTGGGCAGCTACACCAGCAGCACGGACACGACTTCCAATGCGATTTACTACTATGCCCGCGCCCTGGTGCCGAATCCCGAAGGCAAACTTTCCATCGGTATGACCACTCAAAACACGATCGAAATCAACGGCGTGAAGAATGTTTTACTGGTACCGACGCTGACCGTGAAAAAACATAACGGCAAATCCTATGTCAGCATTTTGGGCGCAGACAATAAAGCGGTAGAACGCGAAGTGACCGTCGGCTTGAAAGACAACATGAATACTGAAATCAAAAGCGGCTTGAAAGAAGGCGAAAAAGTGATCGTTTCTGAAATGAGCGCAGATGAAAAGAATAAGAGCAGTGAACGCGCGATGATGGGCGGCGGCCCTCCTCGCTGA